ACCTCATCAGCCCGGTTGATCACGTTCTCCAGGCCGTCGTACGTCGCGATCCACTTCGCCGCCGTCTTCGGGCCCACCCCGGGGATGCCGGGCAGGTTGTCCGAGTCCTCGCCGACCAGCGCGGCGAGCTCGGGGTAGCGGTGCGGCGGGACGGCGTACTTGGCCTCGACGGCCTCGGGGGTCATCCGGGCGAGCTCGGAGACCCCGCGCATCGGGTAGAGCACCGTCGAGCTCTCGGTGACCAGCTGGAGCGAGTCGCGGTCGCCGGTGAGGATCAGGACCTCGAAGCCGTCGGCCAGGGCCTGGGTCGCCAGCGTGGCGATGATGTCGTCGGCCTCGAAGCCCTCGTAGTCGAGGTGCGGGATCGAGAAGGTGTCGAGCAGCTGCCGCAGGATCGAGAGCTGGCTGCTGAACTCGTCAGGAGTCTTGTTGCGCTTGGCCTTGTACTCCGGGTACTCCGCGAGCCGGAACGTCTTGCGGGACCGGTCGAACGCGACCGCGACGTGGGTCGGCTGCTCGTCGCGGAGCACGTTGACGAGCATCGAGGTGAACCCGTATACGGCGTTGGTCGTCTGGCCCGTCACCGTGGAGAAGTTCTCCACCGGCAGGGCGAAGAAAGCCCGGTAGGCCAAGGAGTGGCCGTCGAGGAGCAGGAGGCGTGGGCGCTGGCTGTCGGAGTCGTTCGCGGGCACGTCTCGACCCTAGTGGGTGGCCCCGACAACGTCAGCCTCGGCGCTCGGGGGCAGGATGGGGGCATGAGCAACAAGGACGAGATCGAGGCCTACATCGCCGCGATGCCGCAAGGAATGGGTGCCCTCAACGACAAGATGGGCATCGAGGTCGTCGAGCTGTCCGCGGAGCGCATCGTCGCGACGATGCCGGTCGAGGGCAACACCCAGCCCTACGGGCTGCTGCACGGCGGCGCCTCGGTCGTGCTCGCCGAGACCCTCGGATCGATGGGCTCGGGCCTGCACGCCCAGACTCTCGGCAAGATCCCGGTCGGTGTCGACATCAACGCGACCCACCACCGCTCCGCGACCTCGGGCACCGTCACCGGTACGGCGACCGCCATCCACCTGGGTCGCACCAGCGCGGCGTTCGAGATCGTCATCACCGACGAGCGCGGCAAGCGGGTCTGCACCTCGCGGATCACCTGCGCGCTGATCGATCCGCCGAGCTGACGGTTACTCTGCGGCCTCGGGGTCGATGACGACCCGCTGGACCGAGCGGCGCTGGGCCAGGATCCGCCCGAGGTTGCGCCGGTCCGTCCGGGTGCGCAGCACCTCGGGGGTGAGCTTGCGGCGGAGCACCGCCGTGCTCGCCACCCGTACCGATGCCACGGTGCCGAGCCCGAGGCGGGCGAGGAACCGGTTGGTGTCACGCGAGCCGCTCGAGGTGATCGCCGTGATGTGGGCGATGTCCTTGTCCTCCGCCCAGGTCACCGCGGCGTCGAGCATCATCCGTGCGAACCCGTGCTTGCGGTGCTCCGGGCTGACCAGCAGGTAGGAGCTGTGCAGTGCCATGTCGGTGTGCAGCGGGCTCATCGCGGCGCGGCGGAGGTGGATCGCCGCGACGACCTCGTCCTCGAAGAGCCCGACGATGACGCGCTCGTCCGGGTCCGCAGCGATCTGGGCCAGCGCGGCGGCGGCCTCCTCGACCGGGCGCGGGCTGGCTGTCTCGACACCTCGGGGACCGCTCTCGGACCAGAGACGGAGCAGCGCCTGCGCGTCCTCGGGACACGCGTCGCGGACATCCAGCACGTGACGCGACATTCGTTGTCTCCTTCACACCCGATGAGAGCCCGAAACCGTCTGAGCGTGCACACTACGCTTCAACCTTCCACCACTTCTAGGGGTCTCTCGTGTTCACAGGAACCGGCACGCTGGTCAACGCCTCGACGGTCCTCCTCGGGGGCACGCTGGGCGTCCTGATCGGCCACCGGCTGCCCGTGCGGGTGCGGAGCCGGGTGACCGACGCCCTCGGACTGGTGACCCTGCTGATCGCCGGGACGTCCGCGATCGCGGTGACCGACGGCTCGCTGTCCGACGCGGTCGGCGACTCCGCGCCGATGCTGATCGTCCTGGGCGCCCTGGCGACCGGCGCGATCGTCGGGTCGCTGCTGCGCCTGGAGGACCGGATCGAGGGCTTGGGCGACTACCTGCAGCGCCGGTTCACCGGCAGCGCGGCGTCGGCCGAGGGGGCCGACGCCGTCGCCGAGGACGCCCGCACCCGGTTCATCCAGGGCTTCCTGATCAGCTCCCTCGTCTTCTGCGTCGGCCCGCTGACGATCCTCGGCTCGATCACGGAGGGCATCGGCAGCGGCGCCGACCAGCTGCTGCTGAAGTCCGCTCTCGACGGCTTCGCCGCGATCGCGTTCGCGGCCACCTTCGGCTGGGGCGTGGTGGCCAGCGTCGTCACGCTCGTCGTCGTCCAGGGGTCACTCACCGCCCTGGGCGCCGTCCTGGGCGACTTCGTGCCCGACGCGCACCTCGCAGCGCTCACGGCCACCGGCGGACTGCTGCTGGTGGGCGTGGCGCTGCGCCTGCTCGAGATCAAGCAGGTGAAGGTCGGCGACCTGCTGCCGGCACTGCTGATCGCGCCGGTACTGGTCGAGGTCGTGACCTGGTTCCGCTGACGGCGCCCCACGCGGCACCTGGCCGCGTTGTCGTCACTTGACGTCCGCTCCGCTGCGCTTCGCTGAAGGACGCCTGCGTTCCTCCGCCCTGCCATGCACCACGTCGGACGCCGTCAGGAGCTAGACGTCGCCGCCGAGGTACGCGGCCTTCACGCTGTCGTCGCCGGCGAGCTCGGCACCCGTCCCCGAGCGGACGATCTCGCCGGTCTCCAGGATGTGGGCCGTGTGCGCGCGCTTGAGTGCCTGAGCCGCGTTCTGCTCCACCAGGAGCACCGTGGTGCCCTGGTTGTTGATCTCCGTGATGATGTTGAAGATCTGCTGGATCAGCTTCGGCGCGAGACCCATCGAGGGCTCGTCGAGCAGCACCAGGCGCGGCTTGGCCATCAGGGCGCGGCCGATGGCGAGCATCTGCTGCTCACCACCGGACATGCTTCCGGCCGCCTGGTTCCGGCGCTCCTCCAGCCGCGGGAACAGGTGGAACACCCGCTCCAGGTCCTGCCGGTACGCCGCGGTCTTGCGGTCCTTGCGGACGTAGGCGCCCATGTCCAGATTCTCCAGGACGCTCATGCCCGGGAAGCAGCCACGACCTTCCGGTGACTGGCTCAGGCCCAGCAGCACCCGCTCGTACGGCGGCATGTTGGTGATGTCCTTGCCGTCGAAGATCACCGAGCCGGCCCGCACCTTGCGCAGACCCGACAGGGTCTTGAGCGTCGTCGTCTTGCCCGCGCCGTTGGCTCCGATCAGCGTTGCGACCGTGCCCTCCTCGACCCCGAACGAGATGTCACGGATGGCCTCGATGTGCCCGTAGTTCACGCACAGGCCGTTGACCTCAAGAAGCATCTTCTTCGTCCACTCCCAGGTAGGCCGCGATCACCGCGGGGTTATCGCGGATCTCGGCAGGGGTTCCCTCGGCGATCTTCTGACCGAACTCGAGCACCACGATCCGATCGGTGACGCCCATGACCAGGCGCATGTCGTGCTCGATCAGCAGCACGGTGTAGCCGTTGTCCCGCACCTTCCGGATCAGCTCCATGAGCTTCACCTTCTCGGCGGGGTTGAAGCCGGCTGCCGGCTCGTCGAGGCACAGCAGCTTCGGGTTGGTCGCCATCGCGCGCGCGATCTCGAGGCGTCGCTGGTCGCCGTACGAGAGGTTCGCGGCCAGCTCGTCGTGGCCGGCCTTGATGCCGACCAGGTCGAGCAGCTCCTTCGCCCGCGCCAGCGACGCTGCTTCGGTGTGACGGTGCCGCGGCAGCCGGAAGAGCGCCTCGAAGAAGCTCACCTTGCTGTGCGCGTCCGCCCCGACCATCACGTTCTCCAGGACCGTCATCGCCTTGAAGAGCCTGATGTTCTGGAAGGTGCGCGCGATCCCCAGCTGGGTGATCTTGAACCGCTTCATCTTGGTCAACGGCTTGCCGTCGAACCGGATCTGACCGTCGGTGAGCTGGTAGACGCCCGTCATCGCGTTGAAGCAGGTCGTCTTGCCGGCGCCGTTCGGCCCGATGAGGCCGAGGATCTCGCCCTCCTTGATGTCGAAGCTGACCTGGTTGAGAGCGGTCAGGCCACCGAACCGGAGGGTGGCGTTGTCGACCTCGAGGATCGCCCTGGCTTCGTTCGTCATGCCTTCACTCCCCCGTCGTCCTCACCGAGCTCGAGTGCGTCGATCTCGGCTTCCGCAGCCTTCGCCCGCCTGACCCTCCGCGGCGGCAGGAGGCCGTCCGGCTTCCAGACGGCGAGCACCGTGAGCGCCAGGCCGAAGACCAGGAGGCGGTAGTCGGCGAACTCGCGGAAGCGCTCCGGCAGGTAGGCCACCAGGGCTCCACCCGCGATCGCTCCCCAGCGGTTACCGGATCCACCGACGATGACCGCCGCGACGAAGAGCATGGACAGCAGCAGCGGGAAACTGTCAGGGCTGATGTAGCCGCCCTGGCCGCTGGCGTAGAACGCACCGGACAGGCCGCCGATCGCAGCACCCAGGGCGAACGCCATCAGCTTGTACTTGAACGTCGGGACACCCATCAGCTCGGCGGCGTCCTCGTCCTCCCGGGTGGCCTCCCAGGCGCGGCCCACGCGGCTGGCCTTGATCAGCCGGTCACCGATGAGCACCAGGATCAGCGCCGTCAGCAGGAGCCAGTAGTACGGGATCGCGTCCAGCGCACCGAAGACCAGGAAGTGCGTGGCGTGGTCGTAGTCCAACGACGGCGTCAAGCCGTCCCACTGGACCCGGGGGATCTCGAACAGGCCACCCTTGTCGAACGGCGGGTTGGCCGCCGGCCCGATCGTGTTCGGGTGCGGGATGTCCTTGATGCCGGCCGAGGCGCCGAGCCACTCGATGTTCTTCACGCAGATCCGGATGATCTCACCGAAGCCGAGCGTCACGATGGCGAGGTAGTCGCCGCGCACCCGCAACGTGGGTGCTCCGAGTATGACTCCGGTGATCATCGTGACCACGATCGCGATGGGCAGAGCCAGGAAGAACGGCCAGCTGCCGTGCTGGGCGGTGAGCACACCAGTCGTGTAGGCACCCGTGGCGTAGAAGCCGACGTACCCGAGGTCGAGCAGACCGGCGTACCCGATCACGATGTTCAGGCCGAGCGCTACCAGCGCGAACGCGGCGACGCGGAACATCACGCCGCCGAAGTCGATGTTCTGCGTGGTGAGCACCGGCGGCCGCAGCAGCGGAAGGGCGTAGACGAGGACGAGGACGAGGGCGATCAGCAGTGCCCTGACCAACAGCGGCTGACGGTTGTAGGCGTTGACCACGCCGTCCCACTTGTCACCGATGACCGCGAGGGGGTTGCGCCAGGTACCGACCGGCGGCTGGGTCTGGGTGGCCATCACGCACGCGCCTTTCCGAGCGCCTCACCGAGGAGACCCGACGGTCGAACGAGCAGGATCAGGACGAGCAGGACGAACGCGACGACGTCCTTCCACTGCGAGCCGAAGACCGCGGATCCCCAGTTCTCCATGACACCGAGGAGCAGACCACCGAGGAGGGCGCCACGGAGGTTTCCGATGCCTCCCATGACAGCGGCGGTGAACGCCTTGACGCCGAGGATGAAGCCGGCGTTCTGCCGGGTCGACCCGATCTTGAGCATGTACAGCGTTGCCGCGACGCCGGCCATCAGGCCACCGATCAGGAAGGTGACCTGGACGACGCGCGTCGAGTTCACGCCCATGAGGGCTGCCGACTCGGGGTCCTGGGCGACCGCCCGGATGCCGCGACCGAAACGGGTGCGGCGCACGAACTGGTCGAGCGCGACCATCATCAGGATGGCGGCGCCGATCACGACGAGGTCGACGTCGGTGACGGTATAGCCGCCGATGCTGAACAGGTCGTGCGGGTTGATCGTCACCGGGTTGGAGTAGACGTCGCGCGCCTTCTCCGGGGAGACGTAGTCCTTGAGGTTGTCGTCCAGCCCGACCCACTTCGCGAACCGGTCGCGGAGACCCATGGCCTCGGCGAGGGCGAAGGAGGCACCGATCGCGGAGATCAGCGCGATCAGCTTGGGGGCGTTCTTGTTGATCAGCGGACGGTAGGCCACCCGCTCGAGCAACAGAGCCACGAGAGCCGAGACGAACATGGCCACGAGGAGCGCGACCAGGAGTATGGGTAACGCCTCACCGAGGGACTGCGACGCGGAGTCGGTCCCGTGCAGGAACACGAAGGTCCAGGCGACGGCGAAGGTGCCGTACATGAAGACCTCGGAGTGGGCGAAGTTGATGAGCTGCAGCACGCCGTAGACCATCGTGTAGCCCAGGGCGATGAGTGCGTAGATGGCGCCGTAGACCAGGCCGCCGGTGGTGTAGCTCGCGAAGTTGTCGAAGCTTCCGAAGAGGTCGTGGACGCTGTACGTCGTGACCGTCATCAAGTCCAAGGGGATCCCCTCACCCGTTGCTGAATGCTGTGGCCGGAGGTCGCCCTCCGGCCACAGCGTTGTTCAGTTGATCAGTCGAGGTTGATTACTCGATGACCTCGGGGTTCGCCACGTCCAGCTCGCCGCTCTTGACGAAGTAGGCGTAGATCTTCGACTCCTTGATGTCACCCTTGTCGTCGAAGGCGATCGGGCCGCTGACACCGTCACCGGTGTAGGAACCGATGAACTTGTTCAGCTCCTCGCCGTTGGACGCACCGTCCTCGATGCCCGCCAGGAAGATGTTCGTGGCGTCGTACGCCTGGGTGGCGTACAGGCCCGTGGCGCCGAAGCCCGACGGTGCCGGACCAGCGGGGGCGGAGAGGACAGCGCCCTCGGCGCCTTCCTTGCCCGCGACCTTGACGAAGTTCGGGTCCTCGGAACCGTCACCCGACATGAACGTGCCCTTGAAGCCACCCTGGCGCAGCTGCTTCGCGAGAAGGCCGGCCTCGGTGTAGTAGCCGCCGTAGAACACGGCGTCCGCACCGGAGGACTTCACGGCCTGGACGACGGCCGACATGTTGGTGTCGCCGACCGAGATCTGGTCGGAGTCGACCAGCGCGTCGCCGAGGGCGTCCTTGACGGTACCCGCGAGGCCCTTGCTGTAGTCCTGACCGTCGTCGACGACGAAGACCTTCTTGGCGCCGACCTTGCCGGTCAGGTAGCCGGCGTCGGCCTTGCCCTGGGCGTCGTCGTTGCCGATGACCCGGTGCCACGTGGTCCAGCCCTGGTCGGTGATGGTCACGTTGGTGGCCGACGGGGAGATCGACGGCAGGCCGGCCTCGAAGAACGTCTTGCCGGTGGCCAGCGACTCACCCGAGAAGCCCGGGCCGACGAGACCGAAGATGGAGTCGTCGTTCACGATCTGGGTGGCCAGACCCGGCGCGTTGTCCGGGGACCCCTGCGAGTCGAACTTCTTGAGGCTGATCTTGCAGTCAGCGTTCTTGTCGTTGTGCTCCTTGAGAGCGAGCTCGATGCCGTTGACCATGTTCTGGCCGAGTGCACCGGCGTCGCCGGTCAGTGCACCGAGGAAGGCGAGGTTCTTGCCACAGAGCTCGCTGGCGCCGCCAGCGGACTTCTTGTCGCCATCGTCGTCTGAGCTGCCGCAGGCGCTCAGGGTCAGGGCAGCGACACCCGCAAGGGCTGCGAGCGTGCGCAGGGACTTGGTGGAACGGATCATCTTTCCTCCGCTTGACGGTTGGATGCGAACGATAAGGAGTTCGATCGCACGTTCTCCGGGAACCTAGCACCGGATATTCGTCTGCGGGGGAACGTCAGGCGACGGATCTCGACCGTTGCCATTTTGTGACGAAGCGGAATCACTCCCGTCACAAGAGCGGGACCAAAGGCCCGGCTCGGCCCCTACTTGACCTCGATGCCGTGCTCGACGACGCCGACGGCGACCTCGCGCATCGAGAGCCTCAGGTCCATCGCGGTCTTCTGGATCCATCGGAACGCGTCGGGCTCGCTGAGGCTCAACTTCTCCTGCAGGACCCCCTTGGCGCGGTCGACGACCTTGCGGGTCTCGAGCCGCTCGTTGAGGTCGGCGACCTCGGCCTCCAGCATCTGCAGCTCGGCGAACCGGCTGACCGCCATCTCGATCGCCGGCACCAGGTCGGACTTGCCGAACGGCTTGACCAGGTACGCCATCGCGCCGGCGTCTCGTGCGCGCTCGACCAGGTCGCGCTGGCTGAACGCGGTGAGCATGACGACCGGGGCGATCCGCTGGGAGGCGATCCGCTCCGCCGCGGCGATACCGTCGAGCCGGGGCATCTTCACGTCGAGGATGACGAGGTCGGGGCGCAGCTCCTCGGTCTTCGCGATCGCCTGCTCGCCGTCGTCGACCGCTGCCACGACGTCGTACCCCTCCTCGGCCAGCATCTCGGCGAGGTCGAGCCGGATCAGCGCCTCGTCCTCGGCGATCACGACGCGGCGGGTCGGGGTGGTAGGTGTCTCGGTCACGGCGACAGGTTACCGAGTGCGGCGAGCGGCGGGCTGTCCGGTAGCGTTTGGGCTTGCTGTCGCCCCGATAGCCCAACGGCAGAGGCAATGTGCTCAAACCACATCCAGTGTCGGTTCGAATCCGACTCGGGGCACCAAATCTGTCCGTGGGTGCCACGACTGTGGGGTCATGTACGACACGGAGTTTCGGTCCCGCGCCCTCGGTCTAGTCGCGGCAGGCATGTCGCTTAACGCCATCTCCGACGAGCTGGGTGTCAGCCGGGCAGCGCTTCGGCGGTGGCGCGACGATCCCCGCGGATCGAGTGGCGGCGCGCGACCGTGCCCGGCTCCGTTCACTTCCACGCCGGCCTATGCAGCCCTGTTCGGCTACTACCTCGGCGACGGCTGCATCTCGCGGGCAGCGCGGTATCACGCGCTCCGGATCGCGTGCGACGCGAAGCTGCCCGCGATCCTGGCCGACGTCGCTTCGGTGGTCCGTGCTGTACACCCCGACCGCCCGACGCACCTCGTGCCCGCGCCCGGATGCATCAGCGTCCAGTCGAACTGGAAGCACTGGCCCTGTCTGTTCCCGCAGCACGGACCTGGCCGGAAGCACGAACGGACGCTGACGATGACGAGTTGGCAGCGTGCCATCGTGGAGGAACATCCGGCTGACTTCCTTCGCGGCCTCTTCCACTCCGACGGCTCCTTGGTCAAGAACTGGGCGACCCGCATGGTCGCCGGCGAAAGGAAGCGCTACGAGTACCCGCGCTGGCAGTTCGTGAACGAGTCCCACGACATCATGCGGTGGTGCCGCGAAACGCTGGACCTGGTAGGCGTCGAGTACCGCCAGACCAATCCTCGCGTCCTCTCGGTCTCGCGACGAGCCGACGTCGCGCGGCTTACCGAGCTGATCGGAATCAAGCAGTAGCACCCCTCGAGCGGTGGCACACTGGTCGAACCCCCGACCCGAGGAGCTCTCGTGGAGCGCAGCCTGTTCCTGTTCCTGGCCATCATCGGCTACCTGGTCGGCGGACTCGTCGCCGCCGGGGACGGCGGGGCGCTCGCTGCGGTGATCCTCGGAGCGGCGTCGACCTTCCTGTTGATCTGGGCGATCGCGCTCGGGGTGCACCTCGGGATCAAGGACGCGGTGTCGGAGCTCGGGGGCAGCACCCGCGAGGAGGCGGACCGGTGGCTGAAGTCCCGCTACGGCAGCGACGTGATCGACCCGGGCCGACCGCCGAAGCCGCAGCGCAACCCGTTGCCGCCGAACGGAAGCTAGCTGAGCCGTCGGTACGCCGGCGCGACTTCGTTGATCGCGTCGCCCATCCGGTGGATGCGCAGGGCGTTGGTCGATCCGGGGATGCCCGGAGGACTGCCGGCGATGATCACGACGATGTCGCCCTCCTTGACGCGGCCCGCGTCGAGCAGCTGCTCGTCGACCTGCCGCACCATCTGGTCGGTGTGCTCGACCTCGACGGTCTTGAACGTCTCGACGCCCCAGGTCATCGAGAGCTGTGACCGCACCGTCGCCTCGGGGGTGAACGCGAGCACCGGGATCGTGCCGCGGTAGCGCGCGAGCCGACGGGCGGAGTCCCCGGACTGCGTGAAGGCGACCAGGTACTTCGCCCCTACTCGCTCGGCGACCTCGGCGGCTGCCTTCGCGACGATGCCGCCGCGCGTCTTGGGCTGCCAGTCGATGGCGGCCATCCGCTCGAGCTCGTGGTCCTCGGTGGAGGAGATGATCCGGGCCATCGTGCGCACTGTCTCGATGGGGTACTCCCCCACGCTGGTCTCGCCGGACAGCATCACGGCGTCGGCGCCGTCGAGCACGGCGTTGGCGACGTCGGAGGCCTCGGCGCGGGTGGGCGCCGGAGCGGAGATCATCGACTCGAGCATCTGGGTCGCGACGATGACGGGTTTGGCGTTGCGCCGGGCCTTGGCCACCACGCGCTTCTGCAGGAACGGGACGTCCTCGAGCGGACACTCCACGCCGAGGTCGCCGCGCGCGACCATGAACCCGTCGAACGCCTTGATCACCTCGTCGAGGTTGTCGATCGCCTGCGGCTTCTCGATCTTCGCGATCACCGGAAGCATGACGCCCTCCTCGCGCATGATCCGGCGCACGTCCTCGACGTCCTTGGCCGAGCGCACGAAGGACAGCGCGATGAAGTCGACGGTGAGGTGCAGCGCCCACCGCAGGTCCTCGATGTCCTTCTCCGAGAGCGCCGGCACGCTGACCGGAACGCCAGGCAGGTTGATGCCCTTGTGGTCGCTGACGCGTCCGCCGACCTCGACCCGGGTGTGCACCTCGGTACCGTCGACGGCCGTGACCCGCAGCCGCACCTTGCCGTCGTCGATGAGGATCTGGTCGTCGGGACTGACGTCGCCGGGCAGGCCCTCGTACGTGGTCGAGGCGATCTCGTTGTCGCCGGAAACCTCGCGGGTGGTGATCGTGAACGACTGGCCGGCGTTGATCCGAACGCCACCGTCGCGGAACCAACCGAGCCGGATCTTCGGCCCCTGGAGGTCGGCGAAGACCCCGATCGCGTGACCACTCTCGTCGGACGCCTCGCGCACCATCTTGTAGACGGCCTCGTGGTCGGCATGGGTGCCGTGACTCAGGTTCAGGCGGGCGACGTCCATGCCTGCGTCGACCAGTGCCCGGATCGACTCCTTCGTGGAGACGGCCGGACCGAGGGTGCAGACGATCTTTGCTCTACGCACGTACGGAGCCTATCGCTCACGCCCTTGAACGTTCCAAGCCCCTCGCCGACCCGGCAGCGATGTGCGCCCCCATCTCGCCGACCCGGCAGCAATGTGCACGAAGACACGCACATTGCTGCCGGGTCAGCGCAGGACGGCTGCACATTGCTGCCGGGTCAGCGCAGGACAGCTGCACATTGCTGCCGGGTCGGGTCAGGCGGTGATGGGGCGCTCGGTCGGCGGGATCGGCGCGGGGAGCGTCGTGGCCGGTTTGCCGCCCAGGAACTTGTCCACCGCGGCAGCAGCGGCACGTCCCTCGGCGATCGCCCACACGATCAGCGACTGACCACGACCGGCGTCACCGGCCACGAACACGCCGGGCGTGGTCGAGGCGTAGTCCTTGTCCCGGACGATGTTGCCGCGCTCGTCCAGCTCGACACCGAGCTGCTCCACGACGCCGGCCTTCTCGGGACCGACGAAGCCCATCGCCAGCAGGACCAGGTCCGCCGGGATCTCCTTCTCCGTGCCCTCGATCGGCTGGAACGAGCCGTCGACCTCGACGAGGCGCAGCGCCTTGACGTTGCCCTCGTCGTTGCCCAGGAACTCCTGGGTGGAGACCGCGTAGACCCGGTCGCCGCCCTCCTCGTGCGCGGAGGAGACCTTGAAGGTCATCGGGTACGTCGGCCACGGCTGGTTGGCGGGACGCTCCTCGCCCGGGCGCGGCATGATCTCGAGCTGGGTGATCGAGGCAGCTCCCTGACGGATCGACGTACCGAGGCAGTCGGCTCCGGTGTCACCGCCACCGATGATGACGACGTGCTTGCCGTCGGCGCGGATCTGCCCGTCGACCGACTCCCCGACGGCGACGCGGTTGGCCTGCGGCAGGAACTCCATCGCCTGGTGGATGCCACCGAGCTCGCGGCCCGGGACCGGCAGGTCGCGGGCGATCGTCGAGCCGACCGCGAGCACGACGGCGTCGTACCGGTCGCGAAGCTGGTCGCCGGTGAGCTCCTCACCGACGTTCACGCCAGCGCGGAAGACGGTGCCCTCACGACGCATCTGCTCGAGGCGTCGGTCCAGGACCTTCTTCTCCATCTTGAACTCGGGGATGCCGTAGCGCATCAGGCCACCGATCTTGTCGGCGCGCTCGTAGACCGCGACCGTGTGACCGGCACGCGTGAGCTGCTGCGCGACGGCGAGACCGGCCGGGCCGGAGCCGATGACGGCCACGGTCTTGCCCGAGAGCCACTCCGGCGGCTGCGGCCGCACGTTGTGGGACTCGAAGGCCCGCTCGATGATCGAGACCTCGACGTTCTTGATCGTCACCGGGTCCTGGTTGATGCCGAGCACGCAGGCGGTCTCGCAGGGGGCCGGGCAGAGGCGACCCGTGAACTCCGGGAAGTTGTTGGTCGCGTGCAGGCGCTCGATCGCGGCGTCCCAGTCGTCCCGGTAGACCAGGTCGTTCCACTCCGGGATGATGTTGCCCAGCGGGCAGCCCTGGTGGCAGAACGGAATGCCGCAGTCCATGCAGCGCGAGGCCTGGGTGCGGATGATCGGCAGCAGCGCGCGACCGGGTCCACCGGGGTAGACCTCGTTCCAGTCCTGGACGCGCTCCTCGACGGGACGGCGCTCGGCCACTTCGCGGCCGTTGTTGAGGAAGCCCTTCGGGTCAGCCATTGTTCGCACCCTTCAGTTCGGTGCCGTGGGTGTGGTCAGCCATGGAGGGACTCCATCATCTTCTTCGCAACCTCGGCCTCGCCGAGTCCGTCGGCCTCGGCCTTCGCCTTCGCCTCCATCACGGTCCGGTAGTCGCGGGGCATGACCTCGGTGAACCGGGTCACCGCGGTGTCCCAGTCGGCCAGCAGAGACTCGGCCACGGTCGAGCCGGTCTCCTCGAGGTGCTTGCGCACGAGGCCCTCGAGCTTCGCGACGTCGGCGGCCGGGACCGGTCCGAGGTCGACGAGCTCGCGGTTGGTGCGCGCCGGGTCGAGGTCGAGCACGTACG
The DNA window shown above is from Marmoricola sp. OAE513 and carries:
- a CDS encoding response regulator — its product is MTETPTTPTRRVVIAEDEALIRLDLAEMLAEEGYDVVAAVDDGEQAIAKTEELRPDLVILDVKMPRLDGIAAAERIASQRIAPVVMLTAFSQRDLVERARDAGAMAYLVKPFGKSDLVPAIEMAVSRFAELQMLEAEVADLNERLETRKVVDRAKGVLQEKLSLSEPDAFRWIQKTAMDLRLSMREVAVGVVEHGIEVK
- the pyk gene encoding pyruvate kinase yields the protein MRRAKIVCTLGPAVSTKESIRALVDAGMDVARLNLSHGTHADHEAVYKMVREASDESGHAIGVFADLQGPKIRLGWFRDGGVRINAGQSFTITTREVSGDNEIASTTYEGLPGDVSPDDQILIDDGKVRLRVTAVDGTEVHTRVEVGGRVSDHKGINLPGVPVSVPALSEKDIEDLRWALHLTVDFIALSFVRSAKDVEDVRRIMREEGVMLPVIAKIEKPQAIDNLDEVIKAFDGFMVARGDLGVECPLEDVPFLQKRVVAKARRNAKPVIVATQMLESMISAPAPTRAEASDVANAVLDGADAVMLSGETSVGEYPIETVRTMARIISSTEDHELERMAAIDWQPKTRGGIVAKAAAEVAERVGAKYLVAFTQSGDSARRLARYRGTIPVLAFTPEATVRSQLSMTWGVETFKTVEVEHTDQMVRQVDEQLLDAGRVKEGDIVVIIAGSPPGIPGSTNALRIHRMGDAINEVAPAYRRLS
- a CDS encoding glutamate synthase subunit beta, whose translation is MADPKGFLNNGREVAERRPVEERVQDWNEVYPGGPGRALLPIIRTQASRCMDCGIPFCHQGCPLGNIIPEWNDLVYRDDWDAAIERLHATNNFPEFTGRLCPAPCETACVLGINQDPVTIKNVEVSIIERAFESHNVRPQPPEWLSGKTVAVIGSGPAGLAVAQQLTRAGHTVAVYERADKIGGLMRYGIPEFKMEKKVLDRRLEQMRREGTVFRAGVNVGEELTGDQLRDRYDAVVLAVGSTIARDLPVPGRELGGIHQAMEFLPQANRVAVGESVDGQIRADGKHVVIIGGGDTGADCLGTSIRQGAASITQLEIMPRPGEERPANQPWPTYPMTFKVSSAHEEGGDRVYAVSTQEFLGNDEGNVKALRLVEVDGSFQPIEGTEKEIPADLVLLAMGFVGPEKAGVVEQLGVELDERGNIVRDKDYASTTPGVFVAGDAGRGQSLIVWAIAEGRAAAAAVDKFLGGKPATTLPAPIPPTERPITA
- a CDS encoding helix-turn-helix domain-containing protein; its protein translation is MYDTEFRSRALGLVAAGMSLNAISDELGVSRAALRRWRDDPRGSSGGARPCPAPFTSTPAYAALFGYYLGDGCISRAARYHALRIACDAKLPAILADVASVVRAVHPDRPTHLVPAPGCISVQSNWKHWPCLFPQHGPGRKHERTLTMTSWQRAIVEEHPADFLRGLFHSDGSLVKNWATRMVAGERKRYEYPRWQFVNESHDIMRWCRETLDLVGVEYRQTNPRVLSVSRRADVARLTELIGIKQ